The following are encoded in a window of Phaseolus vulgaris cultivar G19833 chromosome 3, P. vulgaris v2.0, whole genome shotgun sequence genomic DNA:
- the LOC137807891 gene encoding plant UBX domain-containing protein 10-like has translation MASTGRDHRSVRRRASFPRSIMEGISRAMEDGIGFIGRGRRRNQHPNFPLQAQENVSQSHDQVVVQEEWSFLESFEQQYGTKHPFFYACRLGETIKLAEQDHKFLFMYLHSPDHPFANVFCKETLCSEPVIQFLDVNFVCWGGLAYRGEGLQMVATLSPDTFPCCAVIAPTPGESIAVLQQLEGPLSPAELVGILQRTLEEQGVAFGSAKAKQEEKIRADRRLREEQDAAYLAALQIDKEKEKLNNLPSREGGQKQVEAHSTKNYGKVMNSSMNVTKQNSRVNESTKGVASKGMESQPTQILIRFPNGERREHTFLCTDKIQSIFSYIDSLGLPGIGNYRLISNFPRRAFGVDQMRMTLKEASLYPKASVFLEPLGARVP, from the exons ATGGCATCAACAGGGAGGGATCACAGGAGTGTCCGCAGAAGGGCAAGCTTTCCTCGAAGCATAATGGAGGGTATTTCAAGGGCAATGGAGGATGGTATAGGCTTTataggaagaggaagaagaagaaatcaacATCCTAATTTTCCTTTGCAGGCTCAAGAAAATGTTTCACAATCACATGATCAAGTAGTGGTTCAAGAGGAATGGAGTTTTCTAGAGAGTTTTGAGCAGCAATATGGCACCAAACACCCTTTCTTTTATGCTTGCCGTCTCGGGGAAACCATTAAGTTAGCAGAACAAGACCACAAGTTCTTGTTCATGTACCTCCACTCACCTGACCACCCTTTTGCAAACGTTTTCTGCAAGGAAACGCTGTGTTCGGAGCCAGTGATTCAGTTTCTTGACGTGAATTTTGTTTGCTGGGGAGGACTTGCATACAGAGGCGAGGGCTTGCAAATGGTTGCAACGCTAAGCCCTGACACCTTTCCCTGTTGTGCTGTCATAGCCCCTACTCCTGGTGAAAGCATAGCAGTTCTGCAACAG CTAGAAGGACCCCTTTCACCTGCTGAGCTAGTGGGGATTCTACAAAGAACATTGGAAGAACAAGGGGTGGCTTTTGGAAGTGCTAAAGCTAAGCAGGAAGAAAAGATTCGAGCAGACCGTAGGCTTAGAGAAGAACAGGATGCTGCATATCTTGCAGCTTTGCAAATTGACAAG gaaaaagaaaaactcaATAATTTACCTTCAAGAGAGGGAGGTCAGAAACAAGTGGAAGCTCACAGCACCAAAAATTATGGGAAAGTGATGAACAGTTCTATGAATGTCACTAAACAGAACAGCAGAGTGAATGAGTCCACTAAGGGAGTTGCAAGTAAAGGAATGGAGTCTCAACCCACGCAG ATACTCATAAGGTTTCCAAACGGGGAGAGGAGAGAGCACACTTTCCTTTGCACAgacaaaatccaatccattttcTCATACATCGATTCATTAGGATTGCCAGGGATTGGAAACTACAGATTGATATCAAACTTCCCAAGAAGAGCTTTCGGTGTTGACCAAATGAGAATGACTCTCAAAGAGGCTTCCTTGTATCCTAAAGCTAGTGTGTTCCTAGAGCCTCTTGGAGCTAGAGTCCCATAA